CGTGGCACAGCCCGACGGTGCGGATGCCCGTCGCGCGCGTGATCCCTCGGCAGATCGTCGTCATCGGGTTGGTCAGGTTCAGCAGCCACGCGTCCGGGCAGAGGCGCTCCATCTCGCGCGCGAGTTGGACCGCGAACGGGATGTGCCGCAGCGCACGGATCATGCCGCCGGGCCCGACCGTGTCCCCCACCGATTGGTAGATCTCGTAGCGCTCCGGAATGGCCAGATCGCGACGCACCGCGTCGAACCCGCCGATGGCCACGCACAGCAACACGAACGTCGCGTCCCGCAGCGCCTCCGCGCGGTCCAACGTGCTCGTGATCGTCATGCGCCCGTGCACCTGCTCCACGATGCGTCGGCTCGCCCGCGTCATCAGATCGAGTGCGTCGGCGTTGATGTCGTGGAGGACGATCTCCGAACCGGCCAGCGTCGCGTTCAGCGCCATGTCGGTCACCAGCTTGGTCGTCCACTGGACGCTGCCTCCCCCGACAAACGCGATCTTCATCGTGGTCCGCCTCCTCGCGTGCGTGTGATGCCGGGCGCGGCCGGCCCCGAACGGCCCGGCCGGATCTCGCCTACCCCCTCAACCCGGTGGTGTTGATCCCCTCGACCAGGTAGCGCTGGAAGAGCACAAAGACGATGAACACCGGCACCAGCGACAGCGCCGACATTGCGTAGATGGCCCCCCAGTCGGTCCCGCTGGTCGGATCCGCGAACGCCCGCAGGGCGACTGAGATCGTGTACAACCTCGGGTCGTTCAGGTAGATCAACGGATTGAGGAAGTCTCCCCAGGTGAAGTAGAACGAGAAGATCGCCGCGGCCACCAACGCCGGCCTGATCAAGGGCAGAACGACGCGAAAGAAGATCCCGGCTTTGCTGCAGCCGTCGATCGCCGCGGCATCATCGAGCTCCCGCGGAATGCCACGGATGAACTGCATGATCATGAAGATGAAGAACGCCTGCCCGCCGAAGCGCGGCAGCAACAGGGGCAGGAACGTGTTCAACCACCCGAGCTTCGCGAAGACGATGTACTGGGGGATGATCTGGACCTGCACGGGCAGCAACAAGGTCAGCATCATCACCGCAAACCAGAACCCCCGCCCAGCGAACCGAATCCGGGCGAAGCCGAACGCGACGACCGCAGATGAGCCCACGGTCAGCACCGTCCCGACGCCCGCGTAGATGAACGAGTTCCGGTAGAACGTCGCAAACGTGACGCCTCCGAACCCCTCCCACC
The sequence above is drawn from the bacterium genome and encodes:
- a CDS encoding carbohydrate ABC transporter permease translates to MLYPLLWLFASSLKAPSEIWTNMSSLIPRAFTPGNYVRGWEGFGGVTFATFYRNSFIYAGVGTVLTVGSSAVVAFGFARIRFAGRGFWFAVMMLTLLLPVQVQIIPQYIVFAKLGWLNTFLPLLLPRFGGQAFFIFMIMQFIRGIPRELDDAAAIDGCSKAGIFFRVVLPLIRPALVAAAIFSFYFTWGDFLNPLIYLNDPRLYTISVALRAFADPTSGTDWGAIYAMSALSLVPVFIVFVLFQRYLVEGINTTGLRG
- a CDS encoding alpha-glucosidase/alpha-galactosidase (catalyses the hydrolysis of terminal non-reducing alpha-D-galactose residues in alpha-D-galactosides) — encoded protein: MKIAFVGGGSVQWTTKLVTDMALNATLAGSEIVLHDINADALDLMTRASRRIVEQVHGRMTITSTLDRAEALRDATFVLLCVAIGGFDAVRRDLAIPERYEIYQSVGDTVGPGGMIRALRHIPFAVQLAREMERLCPDAWLLNLTNPMTTICRGITRATGIRTVGLCH